One genomic region from Phycisphaeraceae bacterium encodes:
- the guaB gene encoding IMP dehydrogenase, translating to MQDDFLTDPAAGKIAAEGITFDDVLLLPRRSAILPADADVRTRLTRNVQIRIPLVSAPMDTVTESALAIALAQEGGVGIIHKNMPAEAQAREVAKVKRSANGVISDPITLGPDDTIGRAKTLMREHHVSGFPVTTDGSRDIRTRGRVVGILTRRDLKFGVDETTRVGDVMTSQGLITAPPQTTLEQAEVILNANKVEKLLLVDDKFHLAGLITMRDIERQSRFPQACTDSRGRLICGAAVGPDQHERVDALIAAGVDVLVVDTAHGHSENVLRMVREVKARHAIDVIAGNIATAEAAIDLIDAGADAIKVGIGPGSICTTRVVTGVGVPQITAILNAVRGVEATGTDVPVIADGGIRLSGDISKAIGAGASTVMLGSLFAGLDESPGEMVISGGRRYKSYRGMGSEGAMMKGSADRYRQSDKLDASGRPAMKFVPEGVEGLVPYRGSLAEFVYQLVGGLRSAMGYCGCATIEALRTDARFCRVSAATRVENHPHDIKITKESPNYTWEQGHDGG from the coding sequence ATGCAAGATGACTTTCTGACGGATCCGGCTGCTGGCAAGATTGCTGCGGAAGGCATCACGTTTGATGATGTTCTGCTGCTGCCGCGGCGGAGCGCGATCCTGCCGGCCGATGCGGATGTGCGAACGCGACTGACGCGGAACGTGCAGATCCGCATTCCGCTGGTGTCGGCCCCGATGGATACGGTGACGGAGAGCGCGCTGGCCATTGCGCTGGCGCAGGAGGGCGGCGTCGGGATCATTCACAAGAACATGCCGGCCGAGGCGCAGGCGCGCGAGGTGGCGAAGGTCAAGCGATCGGCCAATGGGGTGATCAGCGATCCGATCACGCTCGGACCCGACGACACGATCGGGCGGGCCAAGACGCTGATGCGCGAGCATCATGTCTCGGGCTTTCCGGTGACGACCGATGGCTCGCGTGATATCCGAACGCGCGGGCGCGTGGTGGGCATTCTGACACGGCGCGATCTGAAGTTCGGCGTTGATGAAACCACGCGGGTGGGCGACGTGATGACTTCGCAGGGGCTCATCACCGCTCCGCCGCAGACGACGCTCGAACAGGCCGAGGTTATTCTCAATGCCAACAAGGTCGAGAAGCTGCTGCTGGTCGATGACAAGTTTCATCTGGCGGGGCTGATCACGATGCGGGATATCGAGCGACAGTCGCGCTTCCCGCAGGCTTGCACGGATTCCCGCGGGCGATTGATCTGCGGTGCTGCGGTCGGGCCGGATCAGCACGAGCGTGTCGATGCGTTGATCGCTGCCGGGGTCGATGTGCTGGTGGTTGATACTGCGCATGGCCATTCGGAGAATGTGCTTCGGATGGTTCGTGAGGTCAAGGCGCGGCACGCGATCGATGTCATCGCGGGCAATATTGCGACGGCCGAGGCTGCGATTGATCTGATCGACGCGGGGGCAGATGCGATCAAGGTGGGCATCGGTCCCGGGTCTATCTGCACGACGCGCGTTGTGACGGGCGTTGGCGTGCCTCAGATCACAGCCATTCTGAACGCGGTGCGCGGGGTGGAAGCGACGGGAACGGACGTACCGGTCATTGCCGACGGCGGGATCAGGCTCAGTGGTGATATTTCCAAGGCGATCGGCGCAGGCGCGAGCACGGTCATGCTGGGAAGCCTCTTCGCGGGGCTTGATGAAAGCCCAGGCGAGATGGTGATCTCGGGCGGGCGTCGCTACAAGTCGTATCGCGGGATGGGTTCGGAAGGCGCCATGATGAAGGGTTCGGCCGACCGATATCGGCAGTCGGACAAGCTGGACGCTTCGGGCAGGCCCGCGATGAAGTTCGTCCCCGAAGGGGTCGAGGGACTTGTGCCGTATCGCGGTTCTCTTGCTGAGTTTGTGTATCAACTTGTAGGGGGGCTTCGTTCGGCGATGGGGTATTGCGGGTGCGCGACGATCGAAGCGTTGCGAACGGATGCACGGTTCTGTCGTGTGTCGGCAGCCACGCGGGTCGAGAATCATCCACACGATATCAAGATCACGAAAGAATCTCCCAACTACACCTGGGAGCAGGGTCACGACGGCGGCTGA
- a CDS encoding Bax inhibitor-1/YccA family protein, whose amino-acid sequence MIQSNNPALGVFQQPARWSDLESGVKDRSVMTLQGTINATGVLLGLCAASALAAVTWAGPFLGMVTFGGFIVGFILALVIIFNPRSAQFLSPVYAILMGAALGGISMWYQTWASGQASSTGSTSTVAQIGDSIVFQAVLLTFGIAGAMLLAYSLRIIRATPMFVRVVSIMVIGYFLAAISTWILRLLGAGVPFLHEMGPLGILIAGGVVVLAALTLIIDFKRIEDGVQTGAPKWMEWYGAFGLMVTLVWLYLRVLHLLALLRRND is encoded by the coding sequence ATGATTCAATCAAACAATCCCGCACTCGGTGTCTTTCAACAGCCTGCGCGATGGTCGGATCTTGAATCGGGGGTGAAGGACCGCAGCGTGATGACGTTGCAAGGCACGATCAACGCCACTGGCGTGCTGCTCGGGTTGTGCGCGGCATCGGCTCTGGCAGCGGTGACATGGGCGGGCCCGTTCCTGGGCATGGTGACCTTTGGCGGGTTCATCGTGGGGTTCATCCTCGCGCTGGTCATCATCTTCAATCCGCGCTCGGCACAGTTTCTCAGCCCTGTGTACGCGATTCTGATGGGAGCGGCACTCGGCGGGATCTCAATGTGGTATCAGACCTGGGCGAGCGGCCAGGCAAGCAGCACGGGCAGCACGAGTACGGTGGCTCAGATCGGCGACTCGATCGTGTTTCAGGCTGTGCTGCTGACCTTCGGTATTGCGGGCGCAATGTTGCTGGCGTATTCGCTGCGCATCATCCGGGCGACGCCGATGTTCGTCCGCGTGGTCTCCATCATGGTCATCGGATACTTCCTGGCGGCGATCAGCACATGGATCCTGCGGTTGCTCGGCGCTGGGGTTCCGTTCCTGCACGAAATGGGCCCTCTGGGGATCCTGATCGCAGGGGGCGTGGTGGTTCTGGCAGCCCTGACATTGATCATCGATTTCAAGAGGATCGAGGATGGCGTACAGACTGGCGCGCCCAAGTGGATGGAGTGGTATGGCGCGTTCGGGCTGATGGTGACGCTGGTCTGGCTGTACCTGCGCGTGCTTCACCTCTTGGCGTTGCTGCGCAGGAACGACTGA
- a CDS encoding DUF1570 domain-containing protein, which translates to MLAAFVLAASTVRAEMTDPFAQVGQMIQAGDLARADRTLRRLADDDRYRLRAAQTLHQLHQRRDFTLPPDERAIERAMARVGTRMHRYESANFVVLSDCDAAWTRSKISLLERTRHQYLRFVDQIGMPILPSEFKLLCVMFSDHDQYSQFASNEDKVNAPWAGGYFATQANRVVLFDDRQSPAIRQAHARLDAHETQVAETRERAKAAQNSGWTAMADALTEAADRLEADVAAGRLRLDEHAERLASAKTIHEAVHLLAYNTRLQSLGKVYPFWVSEGLATAFETAQPEHAFGPRHQYHEREDSFDRLVREGRALPLRQVVSVPAGLEGADELGDAIYSQSYILFTHLARTSPDALRRYLEELNSAPSRQFDPQFHVALFEKHFGRIAALERTLTRGRGTAGVASGQP; encoded by the coding sequence ATGCTCGCAGCCTTCGTGCTCGCTGCATCGACCGTGCGCGCTGAAATGACCGATCCTTTCGCCCAGGTTGGCCAGATGATTCAGGCCGGCGATCTTGCTCGCGCCGACCGCACGCTGCGGCGGCTGGCCGATGATGATCGATATCGTCTTCGCGCTGCTCAGACGCTGCATCAACTGCATCAACGCCGCGACTTCACGCTCCCGCCCGATGAGCGCGCCATCGAACGAGCGATGGCTCGCGTCGGCACGCGCATGCACCGCTACGAGAGCGCGAACTTCGTCGTCCTGTCCGATTGCGATGCCGCCTGGACGCGATCAAAGATCTCTCTCCTTGAACGCACGCGCCATCAATACCTGCGATTCGTCGATCAGATCGGCATGCCGATCCTCCCGTCCGAGTTCAAGCTCCTGTGCGTGATGTTCAGCGATCACGATCAATACTCGCAGTTCGCGTCCAACGAGGACAAAGTCAATGCCCCCTGGGCTGGCGGATACTTCGCGACGCAAGCCAACAGGGTCGTGCTTTTCGATGATCGCCAATCGCCAGCCATCCGACAGGCGCACGCACGACTTGACGCACACGAGACGCAGGTCGCCGAGACGCGTGAGCGAGCCAAGGCCGCGCAGAACTCAGGATGGACCGCCATGGCCGACGCCCTGACCGAGGCCGCAGACCGACTCGAAGCCGATGTCGCCGCCGGGCGTTTGCGCCTCGATGAGCACGCCGAGCGACTGGCCAGCGCCAAGACGATTCACGAAGCCGTCCACCTGCTGGCCTACAACACACGCCTCCAGAGTCTGGGCAAGGTCTATCCCTTCTGGGTCAGCGAAGGGTTGGCGACCGCGTTCGAGACGGCACAACCCGAGCACGCTTTTGGCCCGAGACACCAGTACCACGAGCGTGAAGACTCGTTCGACCGCCTCGTGCGCGAAGGTCGGGCGCTCCCGCTGCGACAGGTCGTTTCGGTTCCTGCCGGGCTCGAAGGCGCGGATGAACTCGGCGATGCCATCTACAGCCAGAGTTACATCCTTTTCACACATCTGGCTCGCACATCGCCCGATGCTCTGCGCCGCTATCTCGAAGAACTCAACAGCGCACCCAGTCGCCAGTTCGACCCGCAGTTTCATGTCGCGCTCTTCGAGAAGCACTTCGGGCGTATCGCCGCTCTCGAACGCACACTCACCCGGGGTCGTGGCACGGCAGGGGTTGCATCCGGGCAACCCTGA
- a CDS encoding metallophosphoesterase, with protein sequence MISAPGRLIATGDLHDNPLHFMRLIEASGMNSERPPAHLTLHEIIHPDQLLGEVDFSYRALTRVAQLKADFPEHVHTLLANHELAQIVGSGIVKNGIRVVEAFNDGIRHTFGDEAEDVIGAINEFVRSMPLALRCHTTRGDILCAHSLPGTAVMGRFDATILERDLTPDDYEPRKGSAHVMVWGRSYDAEQLEDLVERWGITMFILGHQYAPSGIELVPPNAIILNSDHDRGKYLDIDLSNPPTPEQCLWQARSLALSLD encoded by the coding sequence GTGATTTCCGCTCCGGGGCGTCTGATCGCGACCGGCGACCTGCACGACAATCCGCTGCATTTCATGCGCCTGATCGAAGCCTCAGGCATGAACTCCGAACGCCCGCCCGCCCACCTGACGCTTCACGAAATCATCCACCCCGATCAACTCCTGGGCGAAGTGGACTTCAGCTATCGCGCCCTGACGCGTGTGGCTCAACTCAAAGCCGACTTCCCCGAACACGTCCATACTCTTCTGGCCAACCACGAACTGGCGCAGATCGTCGGCTCCGGCATCGTCAAAAACGGCATACGCGTCGTCGAAGCTTTCAACGACGGCATCAGACACACCTTCGGCGATGAAGCTGAAGACGTTATCGGGGCCATCAACGAGTTTGTCCGCTCGATGCCGCTCGCCTTGCGATGTCACACCACGCGCGGCGACATTCTCTGCGCCCACAGCCTGCCGGGGACCGCTGTTATGGGCCGATTCGACGCCACCATTCTCGAACGCGATCTCACCCCCGACGACTACGAACCCCGCAAAGGCTCAGCCCACGTCATGGTCTGGGGCCGAAGTTACGACGCTGAGCAACTTGAAGACCTTGTCGAACGGTGGGGGATCACAATGTTCATCCTCGGGCACCAGTATGCCCCCAGCGGCATCGAACTGGTCCCGCCCAACGCGATCATTCTCAACAGCGACCACGATCGCGGGAAGTACCTCGATATTGACCTGTCGAACCCCCCGACGCCCGAACAGTGCCTCTGGCAAGCGCGTTCCCTGGCCTTGTCGCTGGATTGA
- a CDS encoding serine/threonine protein kinase: MSEGPQPKQKGDLIEGYRVMSEIGRGAASIIYLVQDVKNKQVWALKHVEKSNPKDQRFLDQAEAEYKIAQELDHPSVRAIPKLIKKKGSLLSVKELFLIMELVDGQSLEVHPPKTFEEAVNIFKQTARGLAHMHSRGFVHADMKPNNIVVSDQGEAKIIDLGQSCRAGTIKERIQGTPDYIAPEQVHRREITAKTDIYNLGATMYWTLTRRHIPTALAKGNSLVGSLDDNLIEKPKPAIEINSRIQPKLNELIMQCVEVNPEKRPPDMQFVADRLELILGILLASNDRNSSGSDMPSVSEG, from the coding sequence ATGAGCGAAGGCCCGCAACCGAAGCAGAAAGGTGATCTCATCGAGGGCTACCGCGTCATGTCCGAAATCGGACGCGGTGCAGCATCGATCATTTACCTCGTCCAGGACGTCAAGAACAAGCAGGTCTGGGCTCTCAAGCACGTCGAGAAGTCCAACCCAAAGGACCAGCGTTTTCTCGATCAGGCCGAAGCCGAGTACAAAATCGCCCAGGAGCTTGATCATCCGAGCGTCCGGGCCATCCCCAAACTCATCAAGAAGAAAGGCTCACTTCTTTCGGTCAAAGAGTTGTTCCTCATCATGGAACTGGTCGACGGGCAGAGCCTCGAAGTTCATCCGCCGAAGACTTTTGAAGAGGCAGTCAACATCTTCAAGCAGACCGCTCGGGGTCTGGCCCACATGCACAGCCGCGGGTTTGTGCACGCGGACATGAAGCCGAACAACATCGTCGTTTCCGATCAGGGCGAAGCCAAGATCATCGACCTTGGGCAGTCCTGTCGTGCGGGAACGATCAAGGAACGTATTCAGGGCACTCCCGACTACATCGCTCCCGAGCAGGTGCATCGCCGCGAGATTACAGCCAAGACCGACATCTATAACCTCGGCGCGACAATGTACTGGACGCTGACGCGGCGTCACATCCCGACGGCGCTGGCCAAGGGAAACTCGCTGGTCGGGTCGCTCGATGACAACCTGATCGAGAAGCCCAAGCCGGCCATCGAGATCAACTCGCGGATTCAACCCAAACTCAACGAACTCATCATGCAGTGCGTCGAGGTAAACCCCGAGAAGCGCCCGCCTGACATGCAGTTTGTGGCCGACCGACTTGAACTCATCCTTGGCATTCTTCTGGCGAGCAACGACCGCAACTCGTCGGGTTCAGACATGCCATCCGTTTCGGAGGGCTGA
- a CDS encoding N-acetylmuramoyl-L-alanine amidase has protein sequence MSAVTGLLFLLGQGKAPSLGGLTLSPMVAVAGGSSVESIFRTRTEVEPQRWDAIVIHHSASPFGSPKSIEEEHRRGNLLGLGYHFVIGNGSGMGEGDIHVGYRWLDQLAGAHAIGPDAEMYNRRAIGICVVGDGNRRAFPDLQVRRLAQLVAALSRELNIPPDRILLQKDIAESSSPGRYFPEAAFRQYLEGMR, from the coding sequence ATGTCTGCAGTGACGGGCCTGTTGTTCCTTCTCGGGCAGGGCAAGGCGCCGTCGCTCGGGGGGCTGACTCTGTCGCCGATGGTTGCGGTGGCCGGGGGATCTTCGGTCGAGTCGATCTTCCGAACGCGGACTGAGGTCGAGCCGCAGCGCTGGGACGCAATTGTGATTCATCACAGCGCTTCGCCGTTCGGTTCACCCAAGTCGATCGAGGAAGAGCACCGCCGGGGCAACCTGCTCGGGCTTGGTTATCACTTCGTGATTGGCAACGGATCGGGCATGGGCGAAGGCGATATTCATGTCGGGTATCGCTGGTTGGACCAGTTGGCCGGCGCGCACGCCATCGGCCCGGACGCCGAGATGTACAACCGTCGGGCAATCGGCATCTGTGTCGTCGGCGACGGCAACCGCCGTGCATTCCCCGATCTTCAGGTGCGCCGGCTTGCGCAACTCGTCGCAGCACTCTCGCGCGAGCTGAACATCCCGCCCGACCGCATTTTGCTCCAGAAGGACATCGCTGAGTCGTCGAGTCCGGGGCGGTACTTCCCCGAGGCCGCGTTCAGGCAGTACCTTGAAGGCATGCGCTAA
- a CDS encoding tRNA (cytidine(34)-2'-O)-methyltransferase has protein sequence MTLSPPLQSFLDPSSSPLFNIVLHEPEIPNNTGNIGRTCVATRSALHLIHPLGFELSEKACRRAGLDYWPRLDLHEHATFDDFLNNTQVSPNRLWLLTTRTDRCVFDVSFQRGDYLVFGRESRGLPLDLIDRYSNRCIGLPMVPGERSLNLASVVASTVYVGMYQLLARNELGIGPENH, from the coding sequence ATGACGCTTTCGCCTCCGTTGCAATCTTTTCTTGATCCCTCGAGCAGCCCGCTGTTCAACATCGTGCTGCACGAGCCCGAGATTCCAAACAACACCGGCAACATCGGGCGGACCTGCGTGGCCACCCGCTCGGCCTTGCACCTGATTCATCCGCTCGGGTTCGAACTCTCCGAGAAAGCCTGCCGGCGCGCCGGGCTCGATTACTGGCCACGCCTCGATCTACACGAGCACGCCACATTCGATGATTTCCTGAACAATACCCAAGTATCGCCGAATCGACTCTGGCTCCTCACGACACGGACCGATCGATGTGTCTTTGATGTCTCATTCCAGCGCGGGGACTACCTCGTGTTCGGTCGCGAATCGCGCGGCCTGCCTCTGGACCTGATCGATCGATATTCGAACCGATGTATCGGGCTTCCCATGGTGCCCGGTGAACGTTCACTCAATCTGGCTTCGGTCGTCGCGAGTACGGTGTACGTTGGTATGTATCAGCTACTTGCAAGGAATGAGTTAGGTATTGGTCCGGAAAATCACTAG